The Methanofollis sp. genome includes the window TCCTCTCCCTGATCAGCACGTTATGCCCGCTCGAGAACTCGTCCCCGATCTCGACGTCGCAGTAGATGATCGTCCCCGACCTGAGGACGGCGTTCTTGCCGATGACGGTGCCGGGATACTCCTTCTGGTCAAGCCTGTCCCGTGACGGAAAACCGAGAGTCACCGGCTCGAAGACGCGTGCGCCCTCTCCCAGTCTGTTTATGCCATATTCTATCATTCGACGGTCACACTCTTTGCCAGATTTCTTGGTTTGTCGATGTCCCTGTTTAAAGCACATGCGGTGTGGTAGGCGAGGAGCTGGAGGACGACCGAGACGGTGAGCGCCTGGACCATCTGGTGGTCGGCGGGCACCGGGATGAAGACGTCGACGACCTGTTCCACCTCGGTGTCCCCCTCGACGCCGATGCCGATGATCGGCGCCCCCCTCGCCTTCATCTCCTTGACGTTGGAGAGCATCACGCCATAGGTCCTGCCCGGCATGCAGATAGCGACGACCGGCGTTTCCGGCGATAGCAGCGCGAAAGGCCCGTGCTTGAGTTCGCCTGCGGCATAGCCCTCTGCATGGATGTACGAGATCTCCTTCATCTTCAGCGCGCCCTCGAGAGCGACCGGGTAGAAGACGCCCCGCCCGACATAGAACATCTCCTGCGCCTCAGATATTAATGCAACGGCTTTTCCGAGGGTGCAGGAGAGCACACGCTCGATGGAGCAGTGGGCATGGGCAAGGACATCGTCGAACTCCCTGTCGCACATTGTGTTCACCATCACCATGAAGACCGCAAGCTGCGCGGTGAACGACTTGGTGGCGGCGACGCTGATCTCGGGGCCGGCGCACATGAAGAGGGTCCAGTCCGCCTTCCTGGTGATCGAACTCCCGAGAATGTTCGTGATGGCGAGGGCCGGGCAGTTGTGGGCCTTTGCCTGGTCGATCGCCGCAAGGGTGTCCGCGGTCTCTCCCGACTGGGAGACGGCGATGACGAGTTCACGGATGGGCGGGGCATAATACTTGAACTCGGAGGCGAGTTCGACGTTGACCCTCTTCTTCCCGTAGTCCTCGGCGAGGTAGCGGAAGATGAGGGCGGCGTGGTACGACGTCCCGCAGGCCGCCACCGTCAGTTCGGGTGCGACCCTGACCATGGCAAGGTGGCTATCCCCTTCGAGGCCCTTGATGGTGTTGTAGAAGGCCTGGGGCTGCTCGTAGATCTCCTTGAGCATGTAATGGGGGAATCCTCCTTTCTTCGCATCGTCCACGCTCCAGGTGATGTGGTCGACCTGCCTCTCGACAGGCATCCCGTCATGGTAGACGTCGATCCGTGCGGGCGTGAGGGCGGCGATGTCCCCGTCCTCCAGGTAGACCGCCCTCTCTGTGTGGTCGAGGAGGGGGGTGATGTCTGAGGCGCAGAGCATCTCGCCGTCGCCGATGCCGAGGACGAGGGGGCTGCTTTTACGGGCGGCGATGATCCTGGGGTCGTCTCTCGCGAGGGCGAGGATCGCATAGGACCCTTCGAGGTGGCGGACGGTCTCGGTGACCGCGGCGAGGAGGTCGCCTGTGTAGTACTCCTCGATGAGGTGTGCGATCACCTCGGTGTCGGTCTCGCTCCTGAAGAGGTGGCCTTTCTCGGTGAGTTTTCTCCTGAGCACCGCATAGTTCTCGATGATGCCGTTGTGGACGACGGCGATCGACCCGCTGCAGTCGGTGTGGGGGTGGGCGTTTTGCTCGTTGGGGGCGCCGTGCGTCGCCCAACGGGTGTGGCCGATGCCGATGGTCCCGCTGAGCGCCGAGAGATCGAGGTGGTTGTCCGAGATCCTCCCGTTCCTTTTGACGACCCTGATGTCCCCGTTTTCCGTTGCGACACCGAAGGAGTCATACCCCCGGTACTCCAGGCGCTTGAGGCCCTCGATGATCAGGGGCGCCGCGTCCCTCCAGCCGATATATCCTACTATCCCGCACATGGTCTTCACGCATCTGGCTAACTTTGCTAATCTCCTGTGATCCTATAAAAGTTTTGCACCATCGGGGACCTCCCCGTAAATGGTTTTACCGTCATCAATGACTACTTCGTTCCCCACGATACAGTTCCTGAAGATACAGAACGGGGCTGAACGCGTGTGGTCCCCGATGATCGCCCCGAATTTCGCCCCGATCATCTCCCTTTCTATCGAGAAGATCGTCTTTGTGGGGAAGGTGGTGGCGTGGTCGCCGAGGTGCGACCCGGTCCCGACGACCGCCTCGACGATCCGGGAATGGGACCCGATGCTCACATCGTCGAGGATGACGGACTGACCGATCATGGTGAAGGGTTCGACCCGCGCTCTGGCGCCGATGCTCGTCTCGGACGTGATGACACAGTTTGCACCGATATCGCAGTCGTCCCCGATGACCACCGGCCCTATGATGGTGGTGTTCGGGCCGATGGTCGTTCCCTTCCCGATCGAGACCCGGCCCCTGATCACGACGCCGGGTCCGCTCCTGCCTGCCCGCTCCTGCCTGACGTCCCGGAGCAGGGCGGCGTTCAGTTTGAGGAGGTCCCAGGGATAGACCGCGTCCTGCCAGTCGGCGGCGGCGACGGCCGTCAGGGGCGTGCCCGCCCGGATCATCCTGTTGACGGCGTCGGGGATCTCCGTCTCATCGAGGTACTGGAGGAAGGACGGGTCGAGGGAGAAGATGCCGGTCGAGACAGTGAATCCCGGGGCTTCCTGGGGTTTTTCGATCACCTCTCTCACCGTCCCGTCCCTGATGACGAGGACGCCGAAGTTCGACGGGTGGGGGTGCTCCCAGGTGAGCACCGCGTTCTTCTCCCGCATGATCCTGGCAATGGAGGCGGTGTCGACATAGTTGTCGCCCGGGAGGAGGAGGAAGTCTCCGGTGATCAGGGGTGCGGCGCACGCCAGGGCATGGGCGGTGCCGAGTTGCTTCTCCTGCACGACGACCCTGACAGGGATGTCGAGGGCGTTGAGATGGCGGATGACGTGCTCCTTTTTGTACCCGACGACGACGATGATCTCCCTGATCCCGTTCTTTTCCAGGGCCCTGATGATGTGCTCCAGGATCGGCCTGTTCGCCACCGGCACCATCGCCTTGGGCATTGCGTGGGTGAGGGGCCTGAGCCTTTTTCCTTCGCCTGCTGCGAGAATGACTGCCTGCATCTCTCTTCACCTACCTGATGATGGTCCTCTCGGCAACGGTCCCTTCGACGAGACAGTGGGGGCCGATGAGGGAGTAACTCCCGATGACGCTCCCCACGTTCACGGAGCAGTTGATCCCGAAGAGGACATGGTCGCCGACGATCGCCCCGAACTTCTTTCTGCCCGTCGACCTGCCGCTGGCCGTGACGATGCCGTGGTCGTGCCGGAGGTTTGCGATCTTGGTCCCGGCGCCGAAGTTGCAGCCGCTCCCGATGACCGAGTCGCCGATATAGTTGAAGTGCGGGACTTTTGTCTCCGGGAAGATGATCGAGTTTTTGATCTCGACGGCGTGGCCGATGTGGCAGCGGTCGCCGATCGCGGTCGAGCCCCGGAGATAGGCATGGGGGCCGATGGTGCACCCCTCCCCGATGATGCAGTCCCCTTCGATATAGGTGCCGGCCTTGACG containing:
- the glmS gene encoding glutamine--fructose-6-phosphate transaminase (isomerizing), which gives rise to MCGIVGYIGWRDAAPLIIEGLKRLEYRGYDSFGVATENGDIRVVKRNGRISDNHLDLSALSGTIGIGHTRWATHGAPNEQNAHPHTDCSGSIAVVHNGIIENYAVLRRKLTEKGHLFRSETDTEVIAHLIEEYYTGDLLAAVTETVRHLEGSYAILALARDDPRIIAARKSSPLVLGIGDGEMLCASDITPLLDHTERAVYLEDGDIAALTPARIDVYHDGMPVERQVDHITWSVDDAKKGGFPHYMLKEIYEQPQAFYNTIKGLEGDSHLAMVRVAPELTVAACGTSYHAALIFRYLAEDYGKKRVNVELASEFKYYAPPIRELVIAVSQSGETADTLAAIDQAKAHNCPALAITNILGSSITRKADWTLFMCAGPEISVAATKSFTAQLAVFMVMVNTMCDREFDDVLAHAHCSIERVLSCTLGKAVALISEAQEMFYVGRGVFYPVALEGALKMKEISYIHAEGYAAGELKHGPFALLSPETPVVAICMPGRTYGVMLSNVKEMKARGAPIIGIGVEGDTEVEQVVDVFIPVPADHQMVQALTVSVVLQLLAYHTACALNRDIDKPRNLAKSVTVE
- the glmU gene encoding bifunctional sugar-1-phosphate nucleotidylyltransferase/acetyltransferase, which encodes MQAVILAAGEGKRLRPLTHAMPKAMVPVANRPILEHIIRALEKNGIREIIVVVGYKKEHVIRHLNALDIPVRVVVQEKQLGTAHALACAAPLITGDFLLLPGDNYVDTASIARIMREKNAVLTWEHPHPSNFGVLVIRDGTVREVIEKPQEAPGFTVSTGIFSLDPSFLQYLDETEIPDAVNRMIRAGTPLTAVAAADWQDAVYPWDLLKLNAALLRDVRQERAGRSGPGVVIRGRVSIGKGTTIGPNTTIIGPVVIGDDCDIGANCVITSETSIGARARVEPFTMIGQSVILDDVSIGSHSRIVEAVVGTGSHLGDHATTFPTKTIFSIEREMIGAKFGAIIGDHTRSAPFCIFRNCIVGNEVVIDDGKTIYGEVPDGAKLL